The Sulfolobus acidocaldarius DSM 639 genome has a window encoding:
- a CDS encoding RidA family protein produces the protein MDVIYTEKAPKPIGPYSQAIKVGNFLFVSGQIPIDPKTGELVKGGIKEQTKAVMENLKAIIESAGFTLQDVVMSNVYLKDLNMFNDFNEVYSTYFPNRPPARVTVQVAKLPRDSLIEISVICSKG, from the coding sequence ATGGATGTAATATATACAGAAAAGGCTCCAAAACCCATAGGTCCATATTCTCAAGCTATTAAGGTAGGAAATTTCCTATTCGTTTCAGGTCAAATACCAATAGACCCAAAGACAGGTGAACTTGTAAAGGGCGGAATAAAAGAACAGACTAAAGCTGTGATGGAGAATCTAAAGGCGATAATTGAATCAGCTGGATTCACTCTACAAGACGTGGTAATGTCTAACGTTTACCTAAAAGATCTGAATATGTTCAATGACTTTAATGAAGTATACTCAACATATTTTCCAAACAGACCTCCAGCCCGAGTCACAGTGCAAGTAGCCAAATTACCCAGAGACTCATTAATAGAAATAAGTGTGATTTGCTCGAAAGGTTAA
- a CDS encoding CBS domain-containing protein — translation MQIKTIMLQDPPVLGLHDKLYDAFKRINTRGIGRVIIVDKSLEGIVSTRDLISCIVDACEKTCNQAQLYELLNKEISKVMSPKPAYVYEDDDVVDALTIMVARNLGSLPVIDVEKKVKGIVTEREMMLIFQDLDHVYPVSKFMTKRVTTIYEDMPVVEGAKLMVKRGFRRLPVVDTEGKLVGVITAADILKNFLKHLSKNSLDTFYYEKIKDIKTPNVHTIDPNKSINEAAAKMLLERIGSLIVVDNDNVPTAIVTERDLIIALHYQLHLAR, via the coding sequence ATGCAAATAAAAACAATAATGTTACAAGATCCTCCAGTGTTAGGCTTACATGATAAACTATATGATGCATTTAAACGAATTAATACAAGGGGGATAGGAAGAGTAATAATTGTCGATAAGAGTCTTGAGGGTATAGTTTCCACTCGTGATTTAATTTCATGTATTGTCGACGCATGTGAGAAAACTTGTAACCAGGCTCAATTATATGAATTATTGAATAAGGAAATCAGTAAAGTGATGTCACCAAAGCCTGCTTATGTTTATGAGGACGATGATGTGGTAGACGCATTAACCATAATGGTTGCCAGAAATCTAGGCTCCTTACCTGTGATTGATGTGGAGAAAAAGGTGAAAGGGATAGTGACGGAAAGGGAGATGATGCTAATTTTTCAGGATCTAGATCATGTTTATCCGGTTAGTAAGTTTATGACAAAAAGGGTCACAACTATTTATGAGGATATGCCTGTTGTAGAGGGAGCAAAATTAATGGTTAAGAGAGGGTTTAGGAGACTACCAGTAGTTGATACTGAAGGTAAACTCGTAGGTGTAATTACCGCTGCAGACATACTTAAGAACTTCTTGAAACATCTCTCAAAAAACAGCTTAGATACATTTTATTACGAGAAAATAAAGGATATTAAAACTCCTAATGTACATACCATAGATCCTAATAAGTCTATAAATGAAGCAGCAGCAAAAATGTTGTTAGAGAGAATAGGTTCATTAATAGTTGTTGATAATGATAATGTACCTACTGCTATTGTAACTGAAAGAGACCTGATTATAGCCCTTCACTACCAGCTACATCTTGCTCGTTGA
- a CDS encoding amylo-alpha-1,6-glucosidase, producing MHTPEECERKEWLLTFGTGGYSSSTICGINSRTYHGYLVVPLNPPHKRYLILSKFEDFLVLNKEDFPLSTNHYSNAYYPDGYKYLKHFHWGRNYVKWIYDVNGIIVEKLLIANQGTNGVTIKYKATEGSIKVYPLMTFRSHHLVSQPDNLIFTQKVKDNLVSLYRYDGSLALNFVVENKFKLTNTGYSYYDFFYVIDYELGNNSKENLYNPFFLTSEKNELTIHAYHNSFDKSEIKETPSDIIKLLGESSLNFLVKGHQGYSIVAGYHWFDEWGRDTFISLEGILLLQGLYDQAKEIINRYLQYNNRGLLPNHITPSGEPIYLGVDVSLWAINSIYKLYTYSRDTQFIGKIYPILQDIVESYMKGNGIVYTMGEILFHRGAPRTWMDASYNGRIVTPREGAAVEVNALWYNALMILDYFSKILGDSSSLYREVAEKVKRSFMERFVTNWGLYDYLTPSFTPDNTIRPNQIFAISLPFNILPVEKGKSVILTIEKELLRSYGLSTLSSKDPKYKPVYRGERAKRDEAYHNGLVWPWLIGAYVDAKLRYETDIVRSKLLLDTFKPLLEYAKLHNGFIPELFEDVPPYSNGGAIAQAWSVAEVYRAMNKLISL from the coding sequence ATGCATACACCCGAAGAATGCGAGAGAAAAGAGTGGTTGCTGACTTTTGGCACTGGTGGATATTCTTCCTCAACGATCTGTGGTATTAACTCAAGAACTTACCATGGTTATCTCGTAGTCCCTCTCAATCCTCCGCATAAGAGATACTTAATTCTCTCAAAATTTGAGGACTTTCTAGTTTTAAATAAGGAGGACTTCCCGCTCTCGACAAATCATTATTCCAACGCCTATTATCCTGATGGTTATAAATATCTTAAGCACTTCCACTGGGGGAGGAATTACGTAAAGTGGATTTACGATGTTAACGGAATTATTGTTGAAAAGCTACTGATTGCAAACCAAGGTACTAATGGTGTGACAATAAAATATAAGGCTACAGAGGGTTCAATAAAGGTCTATCCGCTGATGACATTTAGGAGTCATCACCTAGTCTCTCAGCCTGATAACCTTATATTCACGCAAAAAGTGAAGGATAACTTAGTCAGCCTTTACAGATACGATGGGTCGTTAGCTCTAAATTTCGTCGTGGAAAATAAGTTTAAACTTACTAACACTGGTTACTCATACTATGACTTCTTTTACGTAATAGACTATGAATTAGGGAATAATAGCAAGGAGAACCTATACAATCCATTTTTCTTAACAAGTGAAAAGAATGAACTGACAATCCATGCATACCATAATTCTTTTGATAAGTCTGAGATCAAAGAGACTCCTTCAGACATTATTAAATTGCTCGGGGAGTCATCATTAAACTTTCTTGTGAAAGGTCATCAGGGCTATTCCATAGTGGCAGGATACCATTGGTTCGATGAATGGGGTAGAGATACATTCATATCTCTTGAGGGAATACTACTATTACAGGGACTGTATGATCAAGCAAAGGAAATAATTAACAGATACTTACAATACAATAATAGGGGTCTCTTACCTAATCATATTACCCCATCCGGGGAACCGATTTACCTCGGGGTTGACGTAAGCTTATGGGCGATCAATTCGATATATAAACTCTACACTTATTCCCGTGATACTCAGTTTATAGGAAAGATTTACCCAATACTTCAGGATATCGTTGAGTCCTATATGAAGGGGAACGGAATTGTATATACAATGGGGGAAATTCTATTTCACAGGGGTGCGCCAAGAACGTGGATGGATGCCAGCTATAATGGTAGAATTGTAACCCCCAGAGAGGGAGCAGCTGTTGAGGTCAATGCCTTGTGGTACAATGCATTGATGATACTTGATTATTTCTCTAAGATCTTGGGGGACTCAAGCTCACTGTATAGAGAAGTTGCAGAAAAGGTCAAAAGGTCCTTCATGGAGAGGTTTGTCACAAATTGGGGTCTTTATGATTACCTAACTCCCTCATTTACACCAGATAACACAATAAGACCTAACCAGATTTTCGCCATATCACTTCCTTTTAACATATTGCCTGTTGAAAAGGGGAAGAGTGTAATACTAACAATAGAAAAGGAGCTTTTAAGATCATACGGGCTAAGTACACTATCATCTAAAGACCCTAAATATAAACCAGTTTATAGAGGGGAAAGAGCAAAAAGGGATGAAGCTTATCATAATGGTCTAGTGTGGCCATGGTTAATAGGAGCTTATGTCGATGCTAAGCTGAGGTACGAGACTGACATAGTGAGATCTAAGCTTCTATTGGATACTTTCAAACCTTTGTTGGAATATGCGAAGCTACACAATGGTTTTATCCCTGAATTATTTGAGGATGTTCCACCTTATTCCAACGGTGGAGCTATTGCTCAAGCTTGGAGTGTAGCCGAGGTATACAGAGCCATGAATAAACTCATATCTTTATAA
- a CDS encoding glycoside hydrolase family 15 protein: MRYVSIGNERTLINLDQLGRIIDIYYPHAGMENHTNGKPVRQYIFTQGKLIPDEEWRVSLNYFHNTNIAEIDASINSDIRLLAYDFSDIYAPLYYRILKVYNTSNSPLKIKLIFNFDLDLYSTPFGDTAFIEPETNSIVHYKSRRYIGIKLFSILKDMQEYSVGKEEIADEIRRGYLSNRPIENGDVQSALALELEINPSNSEKAYLALAFGRSLSEIKTLLRRANSTEIESSFVTNHSFWSNWLFKSERKFSLQKMNDLYKISLLTIRDHMNENGSIIASSDYSFMGIYGDAYTYCWPRDSAISAYALDIAGYGELALKHYKFISKLISEEGYLYHKYNPDSTLASSWHPWIYKGKRILPIQEDETALEVWAIANHYRIYKDIDELVEIYRSFIKPAIKFLMKFIEDGLPKPSFDLWEERYGIHIYTVSTVYGALTEASKLVYDMGDEVMASDMVSVAEYMKSMMLRKMTYNGRFIRRLDENGNIDTTIDASMYSPFFFGVIDPKDPIMVSTINAIESALKVNGGIIRYEGDTYRRSKSRPNPWLITTLWVAEYYLRVGNVQKANEYISWVLDRAVPTGLLPEQVDPDNLQSTSVLPLVWSHSELVIASHQMKEAI, encoded by the coding sequence ATGAGATACGTCAGTATTGGTAACGAAAGAACATTGATTAATTTGGATCAGTTAGGGAGAATAATAGATATTTACTACCCACACGCTGGGATGGAAAACCACACTAATGGGAAACCAGTTAGACAATATATTTTCACGCAGGGAAAATTAATACCTGATGAGGAGTGGCGAGTATCACTGAATTACTTCCACAATACTAACATTGCAGAAATAGATGCATCTATAAATTCAGATATAAGATTATTAGCATATGATTTTTCAGATATTTATGCACCACTGTACTATAGGATATTAAAGGTTTATAACACATCTAACTCACCACTAAAAATTAAGTTAATATTCAATTTCGATCTAGATCTTTACTCAACTCCCTTTGGTGATACAGCGTTCATAGAACCTGAGACGAATTCGATTGTTCATTACAAGTCTAGACGATATATCGGCATTAAACTATTTAGTATTCTGAAAGATATGCAAGAATACTCAGTAGGCAAGGAGGAGATCGCGGACGAGATAAGACGTGGTTATCTTAGTAATCGACCAATAGAGAATGGGGATGTACAGTCGGCTCTCGCATTGGAGCTTGAAATCAACCCTTCCAATAGCGAGAAGGCATACTTAGCCTTAGCCTTTGGTAGAAGTCTATCAGAGATAAAAACCTTATTAAGAAGGGCAAATTCCACTGAGATAGAATCCTCATTTGTTACCAACCATTCATTTTGGTCCAACTGGTTGTTCAAGTCAGAAAGAAAATTTAGCTTACAAAAGATGAACGATCTATATAAAATTAGCCTGCTCACTATAAGAGACCACATGAATGAAAATGGATCTATAATCGCGTCCTCAGACTATTCCTTCATGGGAATTTATGGTGATGCTTACACCTACTGTTGGCCAAGGGACTCGGCTATTTCAGCCTACGCTTTAGATATTGCAGGTTATGGAGAACTTGCTTTAAAACACTATAAATTCATATCTAAGCTTATCAGTGAAGAGGGTTATCTTTACCACAAATATAATCCTGATTCAACACTGGCTAGCTCTTGGCATCCTTGGATTTACAAAGGAAAAAGGATACTTCCAATTCAGGAAGATGAGACTGCACTAGAGGTGTGGGCTATAGCAAATCATTACAGGATTTATAAAGACATTGATGAGCTAGTAGAAATATACAGAAGTTTCATCAAGCCAGCCATAAAGTTTCTGATGAAATTCATAGAAGACGGTCTACCTAAACCCAGTTTTGACCTCTGGGAGGAGCGTTACGGCATTCATATATATACAGTGTCAACTGTGTATGGTGCGTTAACTGAGGCGTCTAAACTAGTTTATGACATGGGAGATGAGGTAATGGCGAGTGACATGGTTTCTGTAGCAGAGTATATGAAAAGTATGATGTTGAGGAAGATGACCTATAATGGGAGATTTATTAGACGATTGGATGAGAACGGAAATATTGATACTACAATTGATGCCAGTATGTATTCTCCATTTTTCTTCGGAGTAATTGATCCTAAAGACCCAATAATGGTATCTACTATCAATGCAATCGAGTCTGCGTTAAAGGTCAATGGTGGTATTATAAGATATGAAGGCGATACATATAGGAGAAGTAAGAGTAGACCGAATCCATGGTTAATAACTACTCTTTGGGTAGCAGAGTATTATTTAAGAGTGGGTAATGTTCAGAAAGCCAATGAATACATAAGTTGGGTTTTAGATAGAGCTGTTCCTACTGGTCTACTTCCTGAACAAGTTGATCCTGATAATCTTCAAAGCACGTCAGTTTTACCATTGGTATGGTCTCATTCTGAATTGGTCATTGCATCTCACCAGATGAAAGAAGCAATTTGA
- a CDS encoding sugar phosphate nucleotidyltransferase: MTRIEDIKVIIPIGGEATRLRPLTIETSKATVRLLNRPLIEYTLIELARQGIKEIIFGVRGYVNYRSLFDIYQEGIGFSARYHIKPRVHFKYQPRVDSIGNADSVRINMEYYNINDPVLVVQGDNLFKLDVKKLLEYHEEKRAMMTIVIKPMENVEEFGVAELESDNKIRRFVEKPRREEAPSNLVNTGIYVLSPEIRKIFESEEVKEMYEMGKMDFGKDIIPYLIRKGYPVYAYKMDGLWFDVGTPGRYLDAVYTLLRELDDRDVHGVKIVSNRRIFVQGTSYDSRKRRAKIKRMYRNGELKLEGNILIGRHCQIGKDTYIEESSIDNFTIIGRRVKVVKSAVMDRVYIGDNAIVERSIVGRHVEIRSSPKKPTVVVNSVIADGTVVDEGTEIVNSKIYPHKVINADSKLYDTILT, from the coding sequence ATGACTAGAATAGAAGATATAAAAGTGATTATACCAATTGGCGGTGAGGCCACTAGGCTAAGACCATTAACTATTGAAACATCGAAAGCTACAGTGAGGCTTCTGAATAGACCACTGATTGAGTATACCTTGATTGAGTTAGCCAGACAGGGTATTAAAGAAATAATATTTGGAGTGAGAGGATACGTAAACTATAGATCTTTATTTGACATCTATCAAGAAGGCATAGGTTTCTCAGCAAGGTATCACATAAAGCCTAGAGTACACTTCAAATACCAACCAAGAGTAGATAGTATAGGGAATGCTGACTCTGTAAGGATAAACATGGAATACTATAATATCAATGATCCTGTGCTTGTTGTACAGGGCGATAATCTCTTCAAATTGGACGTTAAGAAATTATTAGAATATCATGAAGAAAAGAGAGCAATGATGACAATAGTGATCAAACCTATGGAAAATGTTGAGGAGTTTGGTGTTGCGGAATTGGAAAGTGACAACAAGATAAGGAGATTCGTTGAGAAGCCAAGGAGAGAGGAGGCTCCATCAAATCTGGTTAACACAGGAATATATGTATTGAGCCCAGAAATCAGGAAAATATTTGAGAGCGAGGAGGTCAAAGAGATGTACGAAATGGGTAAAATGGACTTTGGCAAGGATATCATACCCTATTTAATAAGGAAAGGTTATCCTGTATACGCGTATAAGATGGACGGTTTATGGTTTGACGTTGGAACACCTGGTAGATACCTGGATGCAGTTTATACTTTACTTAGGGAATTGGATGATAGGGATGTCCATGGGGTAAAAATTGTAAGCAATAGGAGAATATTTGTACAAGGTACTAGTTACGACTCGAGAAAAAGGAGAGCCAAAATTAAAAGGATGTATAGAAACGGGGAATTGAAACTTGAGGGAAATATCTTAATTGGTAGGCACTGTCAGATAGGTAAGGATACTTATATAGAGGAATCGTCAATAGATAATTTCACAATAATCGGTAGAAGGGTTAAGGTAGTAAAGAGTGCTGTTATGGACAGAGTATATATCGGGGACAACGCAATTGTTGAAAGATCAATAGTGGGTAGACATGTAGAGATTAGATCTTCTCCCAAAAAACCAACTGTGGTAGTAAATAGTGTAATAGCTGATGGTACAGTGGTGGATGAAGGAACAGAAATAGTGAACTCAAAGATTTATCCACATAAGGTTATTAATGCGGATAGTAAGCTATATGATACGATACTCACATGA
- a CDS encoding glycoside hydrolase family 57 protein, with protein MRNVILGFEVHQPFRIKGSYFWNPQFRDNPIEKYFDNQLNRDVFLRAKQKCYIPATKIILDEIERGENEGYDVKVFYSISGTFMEQAEKWGREVIDLLQQLSYTRKVEFLSQTYYHSITGLWDDLDEWKEQVKQHSELIKEYFDQTPTTFENTELLVTPRILKEVENLGFKSIIMEGKESVLNGRSPNYVYRIKNSKLVGLLRNYRLSDDIAFRFSNRNWDQYPLTAQKLSDWVLWSEGDVGLIFVDYETFGEHHWPESGILDFLRWLPRELSRREIKMKLPKEVYDRAVQEIEITQTSSWADINKDESSWLGNIMQWAYDEMVRRTEMLAKELGKEYLKAWKYFTTSDHYYYLFLGSSSPAEVHSYFSSFNSPIDAFINEIYAISMFQEEMRKKLKIENEPFIFYKGLKRGKEVWTIDQYKELIKQKPEYKDFEKYIQEWIKQ; from the coding sequence ATGAGAAATGTCATCTTAGGGTTCGAAGTTCACCAGCCTTTTAGAATAAAAGGAAGCTACTTTTGGAACCCCCAATTTAGAGATAATCCGATAGAAAAATATTTTGATAACCAGTTAAATAGGGATGTATTTCTTAGAGCTAAACAAAAATGCTATATACCTGCAACTAAGATAATTCTAGATGAAATTGAGAGGGGGGAAAATGAAGGATATGACGTCAAGGTATTCTATTCAATATCAGGAACCTTCATGGAGCAGGCAGAAAAGTGGGGAAGAGAAGTAATAGACTTACTTCAACAGCTATCGTATACAAGAAAGGTGGAGTTTTTATCTCAAACTTATTACCACTCGATAACAGGTTTGTGGGATGACTTAGATGAATGGAAAGAACAAGTTAAACAGCACTCAGAATTAATAAAGGAATACTTTGATCAGACACCGACAACTTTTGAGAACACTGAACTACTAGTTACTCCCAGAATATTAAAGGAAGTTGAGAACTTAGGTTTCAAATCAATTATAATGGAAGGAAAAGAGAGCGTACTGAACGGTAGATCACCAAATTATGTCTACAGAATAAAGAACAGTAAATTAGTAGGCTTACTGAGAAACTATAGGCTAAGTGATGATATTGCCTTCAGGTTTTCGAACAGGAATTGGGACCAATACCCATTGACTGCACAAAAACTCTCTGATTGGGTACTGTGGTCAGAGGGTGATGTTGGATTAATCTTCGTTGATTATGAAACATTTGGGGAGCATCATTGGCCTGAGAGCGGAATCCTAGACTTCTTGAGATGGTTACCAAGAGAACTTTCTAGAAGAGAAATAAAGATGAAACTACCTAAAGAGGTATATGATAGGGCTGTTCAAGAGATAGAAATAACTCAAACATCGTCTTGGGCTGATATAAACAAGGATGAGTCAAGTTGGTTAGGAAATATAATGCAATGGGCTTATGATGAAATGGTCAGAAGAACCGAAATGTTGGCAAAAGAGTTGGGTAAAGAGTACCTTAAAGCCTGGAAGTATTTCACAACTAGTGATCATTATTATTACCTGTTTTTAGGTAGTAGTAGTCCAGCAGAGGTTCACTCATATTTTAGCTCCTTTAACTCACCAATTGATGCGTTCATAAACGAGATTTACGCTATCTCGATGTTTCAAGAGGAAATGAGAAAGAAGTTAAAGATAGAAAATGAACCGTTTATATTTTACAAGGGTTTGAAGAGAGGTAAGGAAGTTTGGACGATAGACCAGTATAAAGAGCTGATAAAACAAAAGCCAGAATATAAAGACTTCGAAAAGTATATTCAAGAGTGGATTAAGCAATGA
- a CDS encoding glycogen/starch synthase has protein sequence MKRYESLWFEDELKHVWMISAELEKVASLGGLGPVVYNLGKELVKQGIKVTVIMPSHGRHLNDYYRSLLKLNEISLVAEGDRIGIDGKSYHYKLGFEHGNLDGMNVVLIKGLDYNTGRIIDSWNIYDNAMEKSSLLARAVEKYAKFSIPNDIPSIIHVHDWHSVIAGVTAKFTFEARRVIVPLVFTVHLLNKVSAPWHYASEDWSGLMNYPHYIWRIIKHDLYTTREVWDFFSSGSIEKFGSYEADLITSVSKSYLTYDIFNFIGNWIENKSCIHYNGTDWEVEETKKYAYSKFGTEDRAEIRKRLFDELEVLRVTPEDYTTGNILWNNRFNIGIKDDWTYSRLENGPLILFAGRMVYQKGIDSLLIAFDEVLKTINNARLIILGLPSSDYGLLQNVVSNISRHGGNIRIILGKMSKELYRLFYYSASVFVIPSRWEPFGLVAVESMAVGTPVVAYSVGGLRESIVDIRVDQEQGTGLLVEPENVWELSKALISALSLSMASETNNGDFLKYTEVKTNDVKLWDKIRQNCVRRVNENFRWSASAKQLQECYSKAQTMAKYRLLASF, from the coding sequence ATGAAGAGATATGAAAGCCTATGGTTTGAGGACGAACTAAAGCACGTCTGGATGATCAGTGCCGAGCTAGAGAAAGTAGCTAGTCTAGGGGGATTGGGACCAGTAGTATATAATCTTGGTAAAGAATTAGTTAAGCAGGGTATAAAAGTAACTGTAATCATGCCAAGCCATGGTCGTCATCTTAATGACTATTATAGGTCACTCCTTAAATTGAACGAAATATCTTTAGTCGCAGAAGGAGATAGAATAGGTATTGATGGTAAATCTTATCACTACAAGCTAGGGTTTGAACATGGAAATTTGGATGGAATGAACGTGGTTTTAATTAAAGGACTGGATTACAACACGGGAAGGATAATTGATTCATGGAACATTTACGATAACGCCATGGAGAAATCTTCACTTCTGGCTAGGGCTGTCGAGAAGTATGCAAAGTTCTCAATACCTAATGACATACCGTCCATAATACACGTACATGATTGGCACTCTGTAATTGCAGGTGTGACTGCTAAATTTACATTTGAGGCTAGGAGAGTAATAGTTCCTCTAGTATTTACAGTTCACCTGTTAAACAAGGTCAGTGCACCTTGGCATTACGCGTCAGAAGATTGGAGTGGACTGATGAATTATCCACATTACATTTGGAGAATAATAAAACATGACTTGTACACAACTAGAGAAGTGTGGGATTTCTTCTCTTCTGGTTCCATAGAAAAGTTTGGTTCTTATGAGGCTGATCTAATAACATCAGTTAGTAAAAGCTACCTAACATATGATATATTTAACTTCATAGGAAACTGGATAGAGAACAAGAGTTGTATCCATTATAACGGTACTGATTGGGAAGTAGAGGAGACTAAAAAGTACGCTTACAGCAAGTTTGGGACTGAGGATAGGGCTGAAATAAGAAAAAGGTTATTTGACGAACTAGAAGTCCTAAGAGTAACCCCTGAGGATTACACTACAGGTAACATACTTTGGAATAACAGATTCAATATAGGTATAAAGGATGACTGGACATATAGTAGACTAGAAAACGGTCCTCTAATTCTATTTGCAGGAAGAATGGTTTATCAGAAGGGAATAGACTCATTACTCATAGCATTTGATGAAGTACTTAAGACCATTAACAATGCCCGTCTAATAATATTAGGATTACCCTCCTCAGACTATGGATTACTACAAAATGTGGTATCTAATATATCTAGACACGGTGGTAACATTAGGATAATCCTAGGCAAAATGAGTAAGGAACTGTACAGGCTCTTCTACTATAGTGCCTCAGTGTTTGTGATACCCTCAAGATGGGAACCATTTGGGCTAGTTGCAGTAGAGTCAATGGCTGTAGGAACCCCGGTAGTTGCATACTCGGTAGGCGGGCTGAGAGAGAGTATAGTAGACATCAGGGTTGACCAAGAGCAGGGAACAGGACTACTGGTAGAACCGGAAAATGTCTGGGAACTATCAAAAGCGTTAATTTCTGCTTTATCATTGTCTATGGCTTCAGAAACAAACAATGGAGATTTTCTAAAATATACTGAAGTTAAGACGAATGATGTGAAGTTATGGGACAAAATAAGGCAAAATTGTGTAAGGAGAGTTAATGAGAATTTCAGATGGTCAGCAAGTGCTAAGCAGTTACAGGAGTGCTATTCTAAGGCTCAGACCATGGCGAAATATAGACTGTTAGCATCATTTTAA
- a CDS encoding sulfite oxidase-like oxidoreductase: protein MQKEVPPGQKYVKRFIYYAALGVPQVNLNEYRLKIFGEVENKIEITYEEMLKMIDVKYTKDFHCVTGWSVENVEWEGIKMKTIAEKAKVKPGAKWVIFYSLDGYTTVVPLEDALHEDSIIALKMNGRPLDIKSGFPARPFIPHLYGWKSAKWLTAIQFSREYIDGFWEERGYHERGNVWDEERFKGQGVSHEGKKRNPIF from the coding sequence ATGCAGAAAGAAGTTCCACCAGGACAAAAGTATGTGAAACGATTCATTTATTATGCAGCTTTGGGTGTACCCCAAGTAAACTTAAACGAGTATAGGCTCAAAATTTTTGGAGAGGTTGAGAATAAAATAGAGATTACTTATGAAGAAATGCTGAAGATGATCGACGTAAAGTATACCAAAGACTTTCATTGCGTTACAGGCTGGAGTGTAGAAAACGTTGAATGGGAGGGAATAAAGATGAAGACAATAGCCGAGAAGGCAAAAGTGAAGCCAGGAGCGAAGTGGGTTATCTTCTACTCATTGGATGGTTACACAACCGTAGTGCCATTAGAAGATGCCTTGCATGAAGATTCCATAATAGCCCTTAAGATGAATGGTAGACCCCTAGATATTAAGTCAGGATTTCCCGCTAGACCGTTTATCCCTCACCTATATGGCTGGAAAAGTGCCAAATGGTTAACGGCAATACAGTTCTCGAGAGAATATATTGACGGATTCTGGGAGGAAAGAGGTTATCATGAAAGAGGAAATGTTTGGGATGAAGAAAGGTTTAAGGGACAAGGAGTAAGTCATGAGGGAAAGAAAAGAAATCCTATATTTTAA